A DNA window from Tachysurus fulvidraco isolate hzauxx_2018 chromosome 4, HZAU_PFXX_2.0, whole genome shotgun sequence contains the following coding sequences:
- the mettl18 gene encoding histidine protein methyltransferase 1 homolog, translated as MCSSGHTATTCTSNTRCTVMAFSFNFDISSRLKQNCNNNSTLDEKEENENQDTAKNQSQVEETSAPKKVKEAQEHKHAPDLLSNIENSVPETVTIGSLPPLLYLNESVFEQTAPERDDAEEVLSQTITQNTDLITGVYEGGLKIWEGTYDLLEYIDDEGEMFSGRKVLDLGCGAGILGILALKRGASKVHFQDYNSTVIEQLTIPNIFLNCEEEGGEENRGDEDDSPSPKRISMEKNHTLVDRCSFFSGDWVSFLSLIQSQDPTLKYDLIFTSETIYNTDYYPSLHDVFQKLLSEHGCVYLATKSHYFGVGGGLYLFERFVEEKNVFQIKSLRELDQGLKRHIVSLRFKKSLL; from the exons ATGTGTAGTTCAGGACACACAGCAACAACGTGCACGTCAAACACCCGCTGCACGGTTATGGcatttagttttaattttgATATTTCATCGCGGTTAAAGCAGAACTGTAACAATAACAGCACGCTGgatgagaaagaagaaaatgaaaatcaaGATACGGCGAAGAACCAAAGCCAGGTTGAA GAGACCAGTGCACCTAAGAAGGTGAAGGAAGCTCAAGAGCATAAACATGCACCAGATCTTCTCTCCAACATTGAGAACTCAGTCCCTGAGACAGTCACTATAGGTTCATTACCACCTCTTCTTTACCTCAACGAATCTGTTTTTGAGCAAACTGCTCCTGAGCGAGACGATGCTGAGGAGGTCCTGTCTCAAACCATCACCCAAAACACTGATCTTATAACCGGAGTGTATGAAGGAGGACTTAAAATCTGGGAAGGCACCTATGATCTGCTCGAGTATATAGATGATGAAGGGGAGATGTTCTCTGGAAGAAAGGTGTTAGACTTGGGCTGTGGAGCAGGGATCCTTGGCATTCTTGCATTAAAGAGAGGTGCAAGCAAAGTCCACTTCCAAGATTATAACAGCACTGTGATCGAGCAGCTTACAATCCCAAATATATTCCTCAACTGTGAGGAAGAGGGTGGTGAAGAGAATAGAGGAGATGAAGATGACAGCCCATCACCTAAACGGATATCTATGGAGAAAAATCACACACTCGTAGATCGGTGCAGTTTTTTCTCAGGGGACTGGGTTTCGTTTCTCTCACTGATACAAAGTCAAGATCCCACATTGAAATATGATTTGATCTTTACATCAGAAACAATCTACAACACAGATTACTATCCTTCTCTTCATGAtgtgtttcagaaactgctttCTGAGCATGGTTGTGTCTATTTGGCAACCAAGTCTCACTATTTTGGAGTTGGAGGTGGACTGTATTTGTTTGAAAGGtttgtggaagaaaaaaatgtattccaAATCAAATCTTTAAGGGAACTGGATCAGGGACTTAAAAGGCACATTGTTTCTTTGAGGTTCAAGAAATCTCTCTTGTAG
- the pgam1a gene encoding phosphoglycerate mutase 1a yields MAAHKLVLIRHGESCWNQENRFCGWFDADLSDTGIHEAKRGGDALKDAGFEFDICYTSVLKRAIRTLWLVLDGIDQMWLPVHRTWRLNERHYGGLTGLNKAETAAKHGEAQVKIWRRSYDIPPPPMEADHDFYSVISKDRRYADLSEDQLPSCESLKDTIARALPFWNEEIVPQIKQGKRVLIAAHGNSLRGIVKHLEDMSEEAIMELNLPTGIPILYELDENLKPIKPMQFLGDEETVRKAMEAVAAQGKAKK; encoded by the exons ATGGCTGCTCATAAATTAGTGCTGATTCGCCACGGGGAGAGCTGTTGGAACCAGGAAAACCGCTTTTGTGGCTGGTTCGATGCTGATCTCAGCGACACCGGGATCCATGAGGCAAAGAGAGGCGGAGATGCTTTAAAAG aTGCTGGCTTTGAGTTTGATATTTGTTACACCTCTGTTCTGAAGAGAGCCATCCGCACCTTATGGCTTGTTTTGGATGGCATCGACCAGATGTGGCTTCCTGTGCACAGGACATGGCGTCTTAATGAGCGCCATTATGGTGGTCTGACTGGCTTAAATAAAGCTGAGACTGCTGCCAAGCATGGTGAGGCACAGGTGAAGATCTGGAGGCGATCCTATGATATCCCACCTCCTCCTATGGAGGCAGACCATGACTTCTACAGTGTTATTAGCAAG GATCGGCGTTATGCTGACCTGTCCGAGGACCAGCTACCTTCATGCGAGAGCCTGAAGGACACTATTGCTCGTGCACTTCCATTCTGGAACGAAGAGATCGTCCCTCAGATTAAACAGGGCAAGAGGGTGCTGATTGCTGCCCATGGCAACAGCCTGAGGGGTATAGTCAAGCATCTGGAAG ATATGTCAGAAGAAGCCATTATGGAGTTGAACCTCCCTACAGGCATCCCCATACTTTATGAACTAGATGAGAACCTGAAGCCTATCAAGCCTATGCAGTTTCTGGGAGATGAGGAAACCGTGCGAAAGGCCATGGAGGCTGTAGCCGCACAGGGAAAGGCCAAAAAGTAG
- the marveld1 gene encoding MARVEL domain-containing protein 1 encodes MSPQPQVTRNFQEFLKSFLGIIRILQILLGAGLWVTVATSKYEGSVHFVLFVAVFFWLLTLALFFFTLLNKQDLVPILGGERWLLTNVIHDIAATLLYLSAIGIMIYKTSKNSFCNLPQYKHTCLYTVYLTGSVFACLTASAYLLSAIYGSCRKCRGEQTVV; translated from the coding sequence ATGTCCCCCCAGCCACAGGTGACAAGGAATTTCCAGGAGTTCCTCAAGAGCTTTTTGGGGATTATACGGATCCTACAGATTCTCCTTGGAGCTGGTCTTTGGGTCACTGTTGCCACCAGCAAGTATGAGGGCTCCGTTCACTTTGTTCTCTTTGTGGCCGTGTTCTTCTGGCTTCTCACTCTCGccctcttctttttcactctgcTGAACAAGCAGGACCTTGTCCCCATCCTAGGAGGAGAGCGGTGGCTGTTAACTAATGTGATACATGACATTGCTGCTACATTGCTTTATTTGTCTGCAATCGGCATCATGATCTACAAAACGTCGAAGAACTCCTTCTGCAATTTGCCACAGTACAAGCACACATGCTTGTACACCGTCTACCTCACTGGCTCTGTGTTTGCCTGCCTGACTGCCAGCGCCTACCTTCTGTCAGCCATATACGGCTCCTGCAGAAAGTGCCGGGGTGAGCAGACAGTTGTGTAA